From Stegostoma tigrinum isolate sSteTig4 chromosome 1, sSteTig4.hap1, whole genome shotgun sequence:
GAGGCCAATGAGATAGAACAGGCCCTGAGGATCAGACAAGGTTTATCAAGCTCTCAGGGACCTATTGGGCAACTCCAGTGAGGGCAAAATTTTGttggtgaagaagcttttccaaGGAGCCCTCTTGCTGCCATGGGGTTCTCTCCATTAGCCCCAGGATACCTGAAAGGGGTCTCCATCAGCCAGGCCTACAGGTTGGCCATCACCTTTTATTGTGCTTTTTTGCCACATAGCCACCAGAACAGTCCATTAGATGGTCCCTAATTAGTTACTAAAGGGCCTAAATTGTCCACTGTGTGGAAAGGTAATTTTCAACCTTTGCAGCTCCAGAGTCAATCAGATGATTCAGGAAGTTATGGCTAGTTCTGCAGCACCTATCTTCAGTATTTTTGTCAGAGTGTTGTAAGGCCGtgtagccttttcagtatccagtggCAGCTGGAGTGAACCCAAATTCAATGTAGACTGACATGTGTGATGCTGGGGACGTGGAGAGAAAACTGAGGTGGTCTGCAGTCTCATAGTGCATTTGGATACTTTTGAGAATCTTATTAATTAggactttctaaaaaaaaaacttccttctaCTAACAGAATGTGTTTACACAAATGGTGGGAGatgtttggaattgtcttccactaatggcagtggatgctggatcaagttgttaattttaactccgagatagataaatttttgttcagcaaagttGTTAAGGAATACtggccaaaggcagatatatggagttagtccacatttcagccatgatctcattgaatggaggaacaggttcaaggggctgaatggcctactgcttgTCCTCAGTCCTTATGTAATATCATAATTCAACATTTCCAGCTTTGATCTGCATCTGTCACCTATTTGTCCACATGGTTTTCCTTTCCCTGTCCTCCTGCACTCCCCTTCACAATCCACCATGTCCAGTCATAAACATAACTATCAGTTCTCCTCTGTCAATATCCacatcatttatagaaatggaaacaaatgatCCCAACAACTTCCTGGTGCACAGTATTGATCATGTCACTGCAAGGTTATCAATTTGTTCTCTATTCAAAACAACATCTTACAGACACATTTTACCGCCTTGTGTTCTTATTTAGCACTTCACAATATTACTGTACAATATTAATTGTACAATGTTAAATGCATCCCTTTAATAATGCATATTTCCGTAAAAATCGCAATAATTTAATCAACATACAATCTTTTATAAATCCACGCAAATTAGCTCCACATTTTGAGCAATAATTTCATCACATCTTGCACATGCAAGAACAAAGCTTCCCATTTTGAGGCTAAAAAATTGTCATCGTGTCAGAATGTGAGTCAGTTAGGAGGTTAGAGCCGTAACAGTGGATTGCTATTTAAACTGCAGGGTTTTTAAGTAAAAATTACTTAATTTTTCAATAGCTCTGAAAGATCAGTCAGTTAGGTCACACCCACCattggaaaaaaacaaagaactcaAGGTTAACACTTGTCCAAGCTCCGTGGCAGCCATTATTATGTAATTCACAAGCCCAAAGTCTCACCTGGAGTCATGATCCAAAGTTTCAGATGCTCCGTGCTTGAATATTAATACACACAGTAGAAGTAACTGACCTATGATATCCTAGCTGGCTTGACCTTTATCCCGAACAAGGCTGTAAGATCGCCATCCTCCAATACTTGAGCACAATTTCCATTTCCAAAGGTTTCCTGGGGATTATAAATTTGTTACCTCTTCCTGCAACTTAGTCAGTATTCTGGGTTGAAATTGAAGCCTGTCTGTTGGTTTTTCTACTTCTGGTCTGATTTTTAAATATAGTTCCCGTTTATATATTTAGCTTCAGGATTAGCCTTTATACATTCTCATCGGTTGCTATAAAGTTCTGCTTCCTCTGTGTACACTGAGGTTAAATCTTCATTAGCGTCGCTGTCATTGCCTCACTCTGATGAAATTGGCAGCACCTTGCCGTTCTGTGGTCTCATGCCTTCTTTACCTTGCCTTCTGTGTCTCGTATATGAGTAGATGTGACTTAATGGTGATCCTGGCTGCTGATCAAGGCCAATAGGAGAAAAATGATCATTTTGGATTTATCCTCTTTTTTGGAGAGCAAAAAATTTCTACAGTCAAGTAAATACCAGTGTCACTGCTGCACTAGAGTGAGGAGGCAAAGCAAATGCTTAGAAAGTATGATATTTCCTGCCTAGCATATATACTGTGTGCCAGATTTTCATGGAGGGGTTAGGAAACTTGAGTTGGTAAACTTCCTGTCTGTCTCCATCAAAAAGTTCCGCCCACTATACTTCTGTGTCAGGACTGAAGGGGAATAGGAAAGCATCAAGTCCACTGCCTTCAGAGGCAGGCCTAAAGCAGCAAGACAAAAAGGCAGATATGCCCTCTCATCTTATGTCCACTCACATTCCCCAAGCGCTCAACATGCCCTTCTCCAAGCGTCACATTCTCCATGCCCTCTCCATATTGCCTCACATACTCATGTTCCCTCTTGCCTCATGTAGCCATTCACCAAGTACCTACAATTAGACTGGATCCATGACCAGGATTTTTAGTACACTGGGGTTTGCTTTCTTGCTACTCAAAGAGTCAGCAAGGAACACAACCTGGCTGCCAATTGCCTGGAAATGGGGTTAGTGACCCTCACTCACCAGGAAGTCCCATTGCAGACAGCAGCTGGCCACTTTGATTGGTTGACAGCTCTGTAGACCCAAAGTACCAGAGATACAGTGAACAGAGCTGGGGTGCAGACCCCAGAGCCTAAGTCCCAGAGACAAGAACCATTAAAATCTAGCGATCTCATGGTAGCCCAGGGAGGAATGACCCAAGATGAAACAGTAAGTGGAAGTGGAGCGGTGGgctgttggtgaagaggatgggGTTAGGATTAGGTTGGCGAAGTTCTCATCCTTTCTACCATAAATAGTGGTTAGGTTTTTGTGAGCAGGACTCAGTAGGTTGTGCAACTGTCAGATTTTATGGGCTCACCCACTTCCAATTCTGTCAGTGGGGGGCATGTAAAATTTTTCTCTACATTTTTGAAATGAAGATGATAAAACTCTCATGGAGATCAAACATTCTTCTCACTAAACAAAATGCATGAAATTTCATGCATAAAACCCAAAAGATGTAAACCCTTCAAGTGGTTAATTTATTGTAAAACCAAGTAGGTTTTGTTTATTAGCCACAGCAAAGGGCTTTAAATAGCCTCTTGAAGTTGTTAGTCAAAATGTGAACACATCTGCTGTTGCACTAAATGGCTTTGAATCTTTTAAACCCCTGTCAAGAATTCATATTGATGCCAGATATAATAACAAACCCTGGTGGGGCGGGGGAGAAATGTAATCAATGGATTCTACTgaagctgagagaaaaaaaaatttccttttctAAGCTATACCAGGTTTTCAGTTGAGCAAAGCAACCCAGGAGTGGGTTTATTTTGTGAAGACTTCTCAAGGTCCTTTTTATCATTGTATAAAGTGACTCTAACATTTAAATCATTAGACACCTTAAGTAGTGCTTTCTTCATTTTGAATGTATGAAAGCACTTTCCCAAGTTCAACTAGGTCAATTCACTTTGACTGAGGGTAAAGATAGAAGGGCATTTACCTTAATCCAGGCTGTTAATGGAAATGATCAAGATGCTTGGGTTACAGATACAACTCGGACACATGGATTCGTAGTTTTTTATATGGGTGTCTTGCCCAACTTGGGCATGTACCTACAGCAAGATCATCCAGACTAAAATTGCCTGTCTCTTGTTCTATCACAATGTACAACGTATCTGAGTGGTCTATCCATTATGTTTTTTAATTATAGTGCCTTAGACTGAGCATTTAGATGTGAATGGTTCATTCAGCTACTTCAGGGGGGATTGTGGGGTCTCAATCTTTTAGGGTGGACCAGAATTTTGTTAATAGAAAACTTAGTGGGAAAGTTTCTTTCAAATATAACAGAACCAATTGAAACGtgtgacaacaaggtgtggagctggatgaacacagcaggcaagcttgttatctcagattctccagcatctgcagttcctactatctctgaaacaattgaaAAGTGTCCCGTGATAACCTCATGGTGGTCCTCGACAAGCTGCTACATCTATTCAAAGTTTCAAGGTGTTAAACAGCGGGATTACAAAAATCCGTAACCCTGTAGTATGTAGAGTGTTAAAACAGGCAGATTAGTTTTGAATAGATGAAAgtatcatttaaaataaatgcgATAAAGAACCAGCACTAGAAatactctgggggggggggggcaaaatAACTTAGGTTAATTCGTAATCTTTTGGATCGATGAGGTTCAAACGGATGGATACCGCAGGAGGAACAGCGCAGTTTTAGGCAGTGTGCAATAACTGGTGCACACTTGCAGGTTGGTCCGGGAGGCGGGGCCGGAACTGGGAGGAGGAGCCGGCAGCTGGGATGAGTCCAGACCGTCAGCTGAAAAGGCTCAGAGTGAAGTGGTCTCCTGGAGTAGAGTTGGGGGGCTGTCCGAGTGTCCGGCAATGGCCGTGGGGCTGGCGAGTTTGTTGCAGGGGATAGTAGCGATGTTGAGCAGCGTGTGGACAGTGTTGCCGTTGGCGTTGGCAGTCGCCTTCAGCACCTGGCTGTGGTTTCAGAGAGGCAAGAACCAGAAGCCATTGGAGAGCCCGGAgggagttgggccaaagagcaCTTCCCCGGAGGGCAGTGACCGCAGCCTGGGGGAGAGCAGCTCTGagaacggagagagagagggctgtCAGCAGGACGCTGCTGGTAAAGATTAACTAGCTGTTTGCATTTGGAGCTGTGGGTTggggtgtgcgcgcgcgcgtgtgtgtggttCCTCTCTTGGAGGTCGCTACACGCAGACCAACCTGGGTTCAGTACGGGCGGCCTTTCCGGAGACTCGTACCTGGAGAATTGCCACACCCCCTTCTCTAtagactgtgtgtgggtgggagcgGCGTGTTTATTGCTGCGTTTTCTTCTGTAGTTCTGTCAGTGCAGGTTCATGCTGATGCTCCTTAGCTACACATGGTGTGTATGCAGTTGAATATATCCAACTAGCAGATGACAGCCACTCTGGGGGAATGTTGGGGGGGCGGGGATCATGCTGTGGaagtgccaatgttggactgaggtggacaaagtcatgAGTGACACGATACCCAGGTTTTCGTCCAACCGGCTTATATCAAATAGCCAGCGTTCTGAGCACCGTTCCTTTTATCAGGGATCCGGGTGGCGttgggggtgtgagagagatgaTCAGGCGTACAAATCCATAACTGCGTATTTTCTAGTCACATCAAATAAAAGCCAAACACCGCGAATATGGGATATCTGAAACAGACGGGGGGGCGGAGAAACTCCTCAAAaaccagcattctgtgtttgtttgcaAGTACTTCATCCTGATTATTATCGTAAGAAGTTCtcttcccccttctcccccccccccaaaaaaaaactgaacctGACGGGACGGTAACTTTATTTTGCTGGTAATGTGAAGTGAGGATTAAACCTGGTTCTGATATCGGGAATCCGCTGGAAAGACTGAACTGAACTCTGAGCCAGTCGGTGAAGTGGCCGGACAGTCCGGGGGTGGGGTTAGGTTCGTGGTTTGAGGGAGGTGTGGGCTGCGCTGGAGTTTGGCGGGAGGGAGGGCTGTCCTCCTGAGCAGGCCGGGGGGTCTGTGTTGCTTCGCGCTTGCACTGACGAGAgacgcgcgttctctctctccccacacacacacacactctctgcccaCCCCCCACCTTTCCCCGGCCCGCATTGCACCAAATGAACACTGCACCTTTTTGGACCAGTGAGTGTCCTTGCATTAACCGCCAGACCCCAAACTCTGACAGTACACTAACCTGTTGTCTGCAGCACGCACTGTTCGGTCTGAAACGGATTTTTGTGGTGACTTGTCTTTTTAAAACTGTCCAGCTGGTGCTAACTGCTGTGTTGGGCTGTGAATACAGTAGTTAATGACGGTTTAAACCGAACCCCCAACCACCTCTTTTTCTTGTAACATTTTTTTGGAAGAAGCATACCGAGGTTGGAGCAGACATTAGCAGTTTTGCAGTGAACGATTCCGACTTGTGAAACCCCAGTAATGGCACAGCATAGACGAGATGGTGGGTTCATAGATTCATGGCTGTGCTGCAACTCCTGGTGGAAGAAGTGGAAAGTTGGAGGGATGCTTTGTAGCTGCAGTTCCTCCTCCAGACCATCTTCAGACTGGGATACTGACCCCAGTTCCAGGAGTCAGGCCCCGAGGACTTGGATGTGTGAAACAGGGGAGGCTGTTACCCTGCGCCCTTTTCAAGGTCAGTGTAGGCCCCTGCAAATGTCCTACCATCCCTGCTGTTTAAATCACTTAAACCCCGCCGTCCTCCAAGAATTTGCACCAGTCAGTACTTGTGCCTGATGTTAATATACGTGACTGCATCCTGATGTACTTCTGCGATCAGAAATGATTAATCGTCATGTGCAACTCTTCCCTGCATCACTCTGAAAGTCTGTGGTCTTCTACCTGCCAAAGTGCGCTGCATCCGCACATCGGCCGACACAAAAATGATGGATTGTTCAATTTTTGCCTAGGAAAATCATTTGGTTTATAAATTTCCAGCTCCAAACATGCGTTGGGGTCACTTTAAATTTAGAGTAAATGGATAGTATGATCATGTAACAGGGAATGTTGGAAGTGAGACTGTAATTGGGGATGtattaacgagttttgagaagatttgtagctcaggttgaggttctggatgtgagtttgctcgccgagctggaaggttaggATGTATTTATCTTAATTCAGATCTTGAACAATCTGGACAGAATTGTGTAGATTGCTGCCTTTTTTCCCTGCGCTGCTTCTGTGAGAGGGGTGTGGCGAGCTTCAGGCTCTCCATCATAGTGCCACGTGCTTCATGACTGCCAGACGAGTCCAGGCAGTAGACGCATTGTTTCAACGTACCAATGGCTTGAAGCTTGCAATTCACGTGGCAGATTTGCCTTCGTTCCTATGTATATATGCACAGGTTTTTTGAGGCTCCTGAGCAGCAGGTTAGTCCTTCTATTTTATAGCAATCACCCACTAGGTTTATTGTAATTTTATCAAACGTAGAGAGGACTTCTTGGAGTTTTGATCAAAAAGTAGGCACTGACCGTAATAGCCGAGCATGTAATGGATCTTTGATTAGCATGTACTCTGGGGCAGAGGATCACCTTCTATGATGTAATACACTGACAATGAGGGAGTGACATTCTGTATGCAGAATGTAGGATTTGACACTGGCTTCAAGCAGTGGCATCATGCCTACAAGGAAGTGTGAACACATAACCATGCTTGCATTCTAGTCACAGAAGCAATCTACTCGGCTCTCACTGAATAGTGTCAATGACTTACCACAACCATAGATTGCAAACTGAGAAATGTTGCCATAATCTCCAGCTTTATTCTGCAAGCAACCAGATATGAGGAAAAATCATGGCTATGATCACTTTTGTCACTGATTTTTATGGTCCAGCTATTCAAATTGCAGTTATAGCACATCATTTGCTAAATTTCAAAGGCATTTTTACTTCTTAAGGTAAGGATCTCTGTTCCTCTTGAAGTTCAGTTTGGAGAATTGCTTCTCTCATACATTAAGCAGCTTGTCCTACTCTGTGGCCTCTTTCTTTCATTCTCCAGGTCCATCCTATCTCGTGCATCTAGTTTCCTTGAGCATCTATCACAccaatttttgttgaatttagcagccttttttttaaaaaaaaaagtaacagTCAGTAGAAATACCTAGCAACAAGCCTGCAAGTAATTCTCTTAAAATCTGCTGGATTCCCACTGCTGAAAGTCCTCCTTGACTTGAGGTGAAGACTGGAGTACTGAGCTCTTGAAATGGTGCCACAGGCTTCAGATTATACTGATTTGATGTCATGACTTGCATGCTTTCAGCATCAGTTTGTGTTCATCAATACCCTCCATGTAACATCCAGTGTGATCTGCCCTTGAAGTGTACTGCAGAAACTACTTTGGGCACCTGTCATATTCAAACTACTAATGTAAAAAGTTTGGGCCAACATATCACAGTTCAGGTCAGGATGACTTTTCTTGTTTACCAGAAATTGTTACAGGTCACTCCATGTACACGGTTAGAAACTTAGTAACTTGTGCTGTACTTCTAAAGCTTCCAACTGAAATTATTTGACAACTTTTAGTGGTACCATCTGAGAACTCCATGAATGGAGGAGGccaagcttaaaaaaaaattagcatagCATTTCTATCCCTGTTCCAGTTGATTTATCATGCTAGAAAACTTAAACTTGCTTGTTGGGGGGCAGAATATATTTCTCATATCATTGCATTCTCATACAAATGTTGGGCATGATTTCTTTTTATCTATTTAGAAAGAGCTTCTTAATTGATACTTGAGTCATGCAGGGGTTTGCCTGGAAAGTGACGTCATTGTATTTTCACATTCACTTCTTGACAAATTGAGAATTTTACCTGTGGTTGTATCATCAGCATGTTCACACCTGCTATGACCCACTTCCAGAGCATGTAACATCTGGGTTCAAAGCTATAGACAATATCACTCTCATAAAACCTTGtgactgtactgttctattttaaGATTAGTTGATTGTATACTTGAACATAACCTAATCCCTTTAGTTTTAAATGGAGTTTGGCAAACATACACCAGTCAACAAAATTTTTAACGTTGTTACTGTTTGGGCAAAAGGCTTCCCTAACACATCtatttgtcaccttttttttgttttaacagaTAAAATTACAGTTTCTGAAAGTGACAATATGCCAGAGATAAAGACAACAACAGAATTGAAAGTTAGTATTCAGCAGTCTCCAGTTGAACAAAAAACTGTGGCTCAAGATATTCCTGATGCAGTGGTCAAGATTCAGGACCAAAATTTCTCAAATAACCAGGCAAAAAATAACTCAGTGGTTGGGCAAGTTATTGTTCATAATGCAAGCACGGCTGAAGACTGTAATTTCAGCAAAGAAGAGATATATGTTTGTGAATCTAAGTGCACAGACAAAATTGGAAACATGTATGAAGAATTTGACCATAAAGATGAAGCTTCTGATCAATTGTTGAAACCAGATAAAATCAATGGAACAGGCTATCTAAAAGAAGCACCTGATACTAATATCTGTGAAGATGACATTGAGTTGGAATGTCTTAAAACTGAAGAAGAAAAAGATAAGAAAAAATTCTTCCAAGAGCATGTTAATGCTGAGTCAGAAAGAATGAATGCAAGTTCGGAGCCTGAAAACATTGCTAGGAAAGTTGCTGCAGTATCTCCTTTGCCTCTCAACAATGTCTCTGTAAACTTTAATGTTCACTATATTACTTATTTAGATTCTCAGATCCTTGCAGTGACAGGAAACCATGAGTGTCTGGGGCAATGGGAAAGGTATGTACCGTTAAAACCAAACAAGGATGGATTCTGGTCCAGTTCCATTTTGCTCCCAGTGAATTCCAAGATTGAATGGAAATTTGTGGTAGTGGAAGATGGAAAGATCTGCAGGTGGGAGGAGTGTTTCAATAGGATGCTTGAGACTGGTCATGAAGACTTTGAAGTATATCAGTGCTGGGGTTACCATTAATTATGCAGATGTTGGAGTAATGTAATATTTGTGTGAGTGCGCTATTTAGTAATGTGGAATGATGGAGTTCCAGATTTTGAGTACATTTAACTGCTTCCAAAAAGGGAATTGAATGTCAGTGATTTATGTAacttttgttttcactggatGTTAATgacttttttgcattttttttaacaaatgctCTTTCTTCGTCTCCCTATTTTTGTGCTTTGACTTCAGCTGCCTGAATTTTTTTTGCTGTGCTGGTTTGTCTGTGCATAATAATTCATTTGCTGCTAAAATGTGCTTTACACAATAACCTTAAATATCATCTCCTCTTCCAGAGGACAGTAAATCAGTGACACAAGGCTAAAAATTCCAGCACTTACTGTAAATGTAATTATTCAAGAATTACTGCATGCATATAATCAGACTTGCTGTCATGTGGCACCTGTGGAAAAATGCTTAATATCAATATCTAATATTTTCAAACAAGAATACTAAATTTTTTTGCATGAAGATATTGAAGTGTAGCAATGCCCCTCCATCCCCAAACAACTTGTATGAGAGCATCACTATTTAAGTATATTTTAAAATCTAATGTTGCATTTCACAAGAATTAAAATCAGTAGTATTGAAATTCTTGCCATTACATTATAAACTATTCAAATTACTGTTCAGATGTTTTGCCTTTTTTCTAACAGGTAATTGTTTGGGGACAGATGGGTTTAAAGATACTGAAACTTTTTGGCTTAAGactctttttttgttttgcttttacatGTTGTGAATCTGTTTGTTTGTTTAGCCTTAACTActaaatttttaaatttgtggCATGTGAATGCTACCTTTTTTGGTAGGGTAATAAAAATGGTATTCATGTACTTTGGTAATCTGCTTGCTGAATTTAAATCCTGAAAAGGACAAAATGTGCTGCTGATTATAAAACCAATAGTCTACActaaaattgttttgaaattaatttttgtCTTTAGGTCTTGCATGGAAATAATGTTGAACAGCCTCTTCTGATGCTAGTGCCTAAGTCTGACCTATAAGAGATTGGATTTCATCCAAACACTAAGTTTGTTTGAAATGGGAGTAGATTTACTTTAAACCTAAAAGTTATTTACAGTCTCGGATCCTGGAAACACAGAAATGATTCCCTATTTAGCACATGTTAAATGTTTGATTTTTAACTTAAACACTCAGCATGCTAATAAACTTGCTGTGATTGAACAAACCAATTTAATTTATTGTTTAATTTGAACTTGCCTTCATAAATCAGGCATTTAAATTGTGATTGCTACTTTTTTTAATCTGTCAAGAGGACTGAAGTTTGGGGGGTGGCGGGGGAGAAAAACCTGTGTTTACCGTAATTTTTGTAAACATTACAAGGCTGAAAGATTTCCTTTACTAAACCTTTTAAGAATTGTCCCTTCCATCCTGAATCTTAAGGCAAGTTCTCTGGTTTTCAAGTTCATAatgccttaatttttttttaaagatctt
This genomic window contains:
- the stbd1 gene encoding uncharacterized protein stbd1 isoform X1; the encoded protein is MAVGLASLLQGIVAMLSSVWTVLPLALAVAFSTWLWFQRGKNQKPLESPEGVGPKSTSPEGSDRSLGESSSENGEREGCQQDAADKITVSESDNMPEIKTTTELKVSIQQSPVEQKTVAQDIPDAVVKIQDQNFSNNQAKNNSVVGQVIVHNASTAEDCNFSKEEIYVCESKCTDKIGNMYEEFDHKDEASDQLLKPDKINGTGYLKEAPDTNICEDDIELECLKTEEEKDKKKFFQEHVNAESERMNASSEPENIARKVAAVSPLPLNNVSVNFNVHYITYLDSQILAVTGNHECLGQWERYVPLKPNKDGFWSSSILLPVNSKIEWKFVVVEDGKICRWEECFNRMLETGHEDFEVYQCWGYH
- the stbd1 gene encoding uncharacterized protein stbd1 isoform X2; its protein translation is MAQHRRDGGFIDSWLCCNSWWKKWKVGGMLCSCSSSSRPSSDWDTDPSSRSQAPRTWMCETGEAVTLRPFQDKITVSESDNMPEIKTTTELKVSIQQSPVEQKTVAQDIPDAVVKIQDQNFSNNQAKNNSVVGQVIVHNASTAEDCNFSKEEIYVCESKCTDKIGNMYEEFDHKDEASDQLLKPDKINGTGYLKEAPDTNICEDDIELECLKTEEEKDKKKFFQEHVNAESERMNASSEPENIARKVAAVSPLPLNNVSVNFNVHYITYLDSQILAVTGNHECLGQWERYVPLKPNKDGFWSSSILLPVNSKIEWKFVVVEDGKICRWEECFNRMLETGHEDFEVYQCWGYH